In Nitrospira sp., the genomic window GAAGTGCGTACCACATGGAATACGAATGATCATGAAGACGTACCTAGATGTTGCGGACAACTCATCTTCTTCATAGTGTTTCATCATGAAACACTTCTCAAGTATATGCGGTTCGGCGAGTCAACCTTTTCAAGCACAAACAAATGTCTGTTGAAATTAGGCCTTGACACGATCCATAACAGATCTTGCTGTATTGCATGGAAGACAGAGGGAATTGACTGATTGCCGTCTTGAATTGTAAATGAGTCAAACCTCCCCTCGATTATTACTGAGTAGATCTACTGGAGGAAGGAAAATCTTTTGTAATGCACCAGCTCTGCGAGTTGGTTAAGAGAGCTGGTGCACCGGTTCCAAGGGGGCACCTACCGGAGCAGATTCAGGCGATTCCTCAGGCTTGCTCTCCTGCGCGGAGAGTGTTGCGGATTTCTTGGACTTGGTTCTGGAACCAAGAGAATGCGGGGTGGCGGCGGGCACAAACTTTTTAAGTCCAAAGATTCGCAGTTTGCGATACAACGTCGAGCGGCTTACTTCCAAGTCTCTGGCCACGCGGGTCAAGTTCCCTCGATGCAGACTGATCGCCTTCACCAGCAACTCCATCTCAATCCGACGGTGAGCGGCCCGCAGGGAATCCAGTGAGTCCACCGTTTGGAGTTCTTCGCTGGCCAGATCTAAATCCTGAGGAGTAATCTCCATTCCTTCGGCCATGACGACGGCGCGTCGGATCCGATTGCTGAGTTCCCGCACATTTCCTGGCCAGGAGTAGGTACGCAGCACGTCAACGGCTTGGGCAGTATAGCCTTGAATCGGCTTGCGGTAGGTTATGGCGGCGCGCTTGAGAAAGACCATTGCCATGAGTAAGGTGTCCTCGCCCCGGTCCCGCAGCGGTGGCAGATGAATGCGTAACACGCCAAGCCTATAGTAGAGGTCTTCCCGAAACAGGTTTTTGTCGATTGCCGCTTTCAGGTCGACATTGGTCGCGGCAAGAACACGCGCATCCACATGGAGCGTCTCTTGTCCCCCGACCCGTTCGAAGGTGCCTTCCTGTAAGAATCGAAGCAGCTTGACTTGTAGGGTGGGCAGCAGATCGCCAACCTCATCAAGAAACAACGTCCCACCAGCTGCCGCTTCCAGTTTGCCCTTCTTTTGTTGAACGGCTCCTGTAAAAGCGCCGCGTTCATGACCGAATAGTTCCGACTCCAATAATGTTTCCGGGATAGCTCCACAGTTGATCGGCACGAATGGCCCATGCTTCCTGAGGCTTCGCTCATGGATCTCTTGCGCAGTCAATTCCTTGCCCGTGCCTGTCTCGCCGGTGATCAGTACCGGCATCTCGGTGGTCGCCATCTTGCGAACTAAGTCAAAGACTGCGCAGATAGCGGGACTTGCTCCCACTATTTCGTTCACGGTTTCCACAAGCACCTCCCCGGTGTGGATTCCTGGAATGACACCCCTAAGATCTTCTTTTCCTGAAGCACGTGTCCACGATACGGTCTTGCGTGGTTCACGTCCTAGCCGGCCTGAATGGCTCTATTCTGAGTCATGGTCATTGGTGATGGGTATATTCATACCGTGTAAGTTGAGACGATACTTGTACAGATGGCTCTAGCTTATACCACAAAGAGGCACTAGGGCTCTCGTCAAAGTACTTGCTCTGTTCTACGTATCACTCAGAGTCTCCGCATACTGTCCTATCTTGATACATGACATTGAATGTAAGGCAGTGATTAGTGCCTAATAGGCCTGTTGTGTATATTCAGTTAGAGATGTATGGCTCTAGCTGTCTTTCTATTGGAGGTGTGATGCATATGGCTCACCATGGCATAAGGACGACGGATGAACAGTTTCTGACCGTCACGCGCTAGGTGGAGCGTAATGCGCCGCAGGTAAGACTGGTCAGAGAGGCTAAAAATAACTGGCTATGACTCAGCGTAAAGCGCTGAACGCCGAGAGACGTGAAGCTCCCCGCGTGGTTGAGTAACTGGCCGGTCGACCTTCCACGGAATTAGGTCGTGCAGGTAGTCGTCTTGAAACCGGCGAGGAGTTAGAGGCTCTTGAGAGCGTGTATAGCGTGGCCGCCCATTTTGGCGAGGAAGGTTCAATGAACCGCATGGTGAAATGGTTTGGGATGGAATCTACGTGACGACCCTGCAGGTGTCAAAGCGTCCATCCACCCGTAATGTCTCTTACTGCCCCCCTGCCCTCCCAATGTGGGATACCGCATCACATGGTAGCTGTGTACAATCAGTCTCCATCACGGAGAGGCCATGGCGCAGTTTTCTCACAAGCGCACCTATATACGGTTTCCCTTCCATGCTCCGCTCATTATAGGCGGCGAATCCCATATCTGTGAGGGGATACTTAGGAACCTCTCGATGGATGGTTGTTCGATCGTATGCGATCGTGAAGCGGACCTCGGCAGCAAGGTACGCGTGAATCTGCTCTTGCCAGATCAGACCTCGTCCTTACCCATTGAGCTGGGCCGGGTGACCTGGGTGCAGGGCCGTGAGTGTGGAGTGGAATTTATCCAGCTGCCCTTGCATGCGAGGTTGCGCCTCAATCGCACATTGCGAACCGCGCTCATTCAGTTTCTCGACGCTCCCAAGAATCGAAAGTTACCAGAACATATCGTCTCAGGCTTGTGATCGCTGGTCCCTGTACGGTGTCATCATCCCACGTAGGCCGTCTCTCAGTTTTCCAAGTCTAACCGTGGTCCTCAGAAACAGAACGCTTCACGAAGGGAACGGCAATTAGAGGCCATCGCACGCTACAGATTCTTCGGCCACAATGAACCCAACTCTGGATACTTCGCGCGATAGTCGGCGTGACTAGCACGAATGACTTTCCGCGCTTCCTCCCGTCCATATACACTGGTGATTTCTACTTTGTGATGGGTCGTCCCTGGCGCGCTCTTATAGGTCAAAAAATAATGCTGAAGGCGATCCATGAGTGCAGACGGACATTGTGAAATGTCCGTGAAACTCCCGTACACGGCATCGTCCCGCATCACGGCGATGATCTTGTCATCGGCTTCACCGCCGTCGGCCATGCTCAATCCGCCGATTGGCAGCGCTGTGAGGAGGATATCGCTATGGGGAATGCTCTTTTCCGACAACACGCAAATATCAAGTGGATCGCCGTCTCCGACCATGCCCTTGCGGCGAGCTCGTTTGGCAAAGATGCCGGCGACTTGGTCTCCTGAGTAGGTCTGCGGAATGAGTCCATAGTAGACGGGACAGAAGTTTGAAAACCGCTGCGGCCGATCCACCTTGAGAAAGCCACTGTTCTTGTCCACTTCATATTTGACGGTGTCAGTCGGGACGATTTCAATGTAGGCCGTGACCACATCCGGGGCCTCTTCTCCAATAGACACGCCGTGCCACGGATGTGCCTTGAACATCAGCCCGAGCAGACGTTGAAAGGGGTCGCTCCCTGCCCGTATCTCGGTTGTCTTATCTGAATCCTCTCCCCTTCCCTTTCCCTTCCGCTCTTTCATGTCCCCTCCGGTTCTTTTCTGAATATCTTGGCGAATTGCAACGCTTCTGAATCGTGCCCCAGTATCGCCCAAGATGTTAGCGAGAGCAATGACTTCCTAATCTTAGATGGGGAGAGGTTGAGAAGATCTGTGATTCACAGCTGCTTGGACTAGCCGGGGACCTAAGCCCGAGGCGTCTTCTCTGTGGGTCTAGCGAGTGTGCTGTCTTGCTGACGATGTTGTTCTGGAGATCTCTCGCTTTAGGATTAGGTTTGGTCGGCATCTGCTGCGGCAGATCGAGGATGTTCCAATTTGTCTTGATTGGAAGCGCGATCATCGACGGGGGATTGCTGAGTCGTTGTTTCGGGAGAGACCTTTGACGCACCTGCAGGGCGTGAAATCAACCGACTAAGCTTCGTGTTGTTTCCTAATCCATTCTGTAAGACAACGCCGGCCAGTCCTATGGTTGCCGATAGCTTGAGCGCCGTAGACTCTTCGACGTTTTCTATTGGGTCGTCGGGCTTAAGAAACTCTTTAGGCTCTGCCTTGGCTGTGGCGGTGTTCTGACTATCCGTCTGGTATCCCATTGCATCTGGCTCACGCTTTTCTCCAAGATTGGGCAGCCGTTCTGCCTTATGCTCAGCAAGGGCTTTCTCCACAGGGGCAGAAACAACCGAAGGGTCTGTATGGTCAGGAGTGAGAATTTCTATCGGCAGAGGGCCCTCCGTCTTAATGTCAATCACGTTCCGAGGGTTATCCGGCAGACGGAATCTATCCTCTTCAGACTCATTCGATAAGTTTATTCCTGGCAAAGAAGCATTTGTAAACACATTGCTATCACGAATTCCAAAATTGGCTGTTGCCAGTCTGTGTGCCATATCTTCCGAAAACTCATCCGCCACAGTAGTGGCGATCGGCCCTTCGTTCACATTCGTGAGGTTGATGGTGAATTGCTCGGTATAGCTCTGGCCGCCACTGTCCGTCACTTGCACGGTGAGGTTGTGGCTCGCGGCCGCTACATAATTGAGGAGGCTCCCGTCCGCCACCGTGATCACACCCGTACTCGCATCGATGGCAAAGCGGCCGCCCGCCGTATCGGTCAGGCTATAGGTTTTTGTGTCACTCGCATCGGGATCGGTGCCCGTGACTGCGCCGACTACGGTCCCGGTTACTGCGCTCTCGGCGACGGTGTTGGCGGAGAGGGCGAGGTCCGTTGGCCCCTCGTTCACATTGGTGAGATTGATGGTGAATTGCTCGGTATAGCTCTGTCCCCCGCTGTCCATGACCTGGACCGTCACCGTGTGGTTGGCGGCGCTCTCATAATCAAGCAAGCTGCCGTCGGCGACGGTGAGCCGACCAGTGGCACTGTTAATGGCAAACCGGCCCCCGGCAGTATCGGTCAGGCTATAGGTCTTCGTGTCGCCCGCATCCACATCGCTTCCCGTGACGGTGCCCACCACCGTGCCGGTCGTGGCATTCTCGGCGATGGTGCTCGCGGACAGGCTCAGGTCTGTCGGCGCTTCATTGATATTTGTCACTCGAACAGTGATCGCTTGTGAATCGATGCCTCCTCGTCCGTCGCTGGCCTGTACGACGACCTGATACGTATTGTTGCGGTCTGTATCGGTTGGCTGTTCAAAGTTTGGGGTTGAGTTTAAATGTAATACACCAGTGTTCGGATTGATCGTAAATTGAGCCGCATCCGCCCCTCCAACAACGCTGTACGTGACCCGTGCACCTTGATCCTGGTCTATGGCACGAACTCGTGTGACGCTCGCGTTGTTTTCTCGAATCGTTACGGAAGCGATATCGCCTCCTTGATTGCTGGTAATCCTTGGTGCTTCGTTGACATCCGTGACACGCACACTAATTGACTGTGTGGCCGTCCCTCCGTGGCTGTCAGACACCTGAACCGTCACATCATAGACATTGTCTCTCCCCACATCCGACGATAGCTCGAAGTTCGGAGCAGTGGAGAATCGAAGAGCGCCGGTGGCGCTATCGATCGAAAACCGCGCCGCATCCGGTCCTCCGGCGATGCCGTACGTCAGGGTTGTTCCAGTATCAACGTCCATCGCAGCTACTATAGTCACGGTATTTTGATTTTCCGCTACATTCACAGCAGCCGCTGCTCCTCCGTCATTGCTGGTGATGATCGGCGCCTCATTCACGTTCGTGAGATTGATGGTAAAGCTCTCGGTGTAACTCTGCCCGCCGCTGTCGGTGACCTGGACCGTCAGGCTGTGGCTCGCCGCCGCTTCGTAATTCAACGAGGACCCGTCCGCGACCGTGATCACGCCGGTGCTGGCATTGATGGCAAAGCGGCCGCCGGCGGTATCGGTGAGGCTATAGCTCTTCGTGTCCCCCGCATCGACATCGGTGCCGTGACTGCGCCGACTACGGTCCCGGTTACTGCGCTCTCGGCGACGGTGTTGGCGGAGAGGGCGAGGTCCGTTGGCCCCTCGTTCACATTGGTGAGATTGATGGTGAATTGCTCGGTATAGCTCTGTCCCCCGCTGTCTGTGAC contains:
- a CDS encoding inorganic pyrophosphatase, which gives rise to MKERKGKGRGEDSDKTTEIRAGSDPFQRLLGLMFKAHPWHGVSIGEEAPDVVTAYIEIVPTDTVKYEVDKNSGFLKVDRPQRFSNFCPVYYGLIPQTYSGDQVAGIFAKRARRKGMVGDGDPLDICVLSEKSIPHSDILLTALPIGGLSMADGGEADDKIIAVMRDDAVYGSFTDISQCPSALMDRLQHYFLTYKSAPGTTHHKVEITSVYGREEARKVIRASHADYRAKYPELGSLWPKNL
- a CDS encoding cadherin repeat domain-containing protein gives rise to the protein MITVADGSSLNYEAAASHSLTVQVTDSGGQSYTESFTINLTNVNEAPIITSNDGGAAAAVNVAENQNTVTIVAAMDVDTGTTLTYGIAGGPDAARFSIDSATGALRFSTAPNFELSSDVGRDNVYDVTVQVSDSHGGTATQSISVRVTDVNEAPRITSNQGGDIASVTIRENNASVTRVRAIDQDQGARVTYSVVGGADAAQFTINPNTGVLHLNSTPNFEQPTDTDRNNTYQVVVQASDGRGGIDSQAITVRVTNINEAPTDLSLSASTIAENATTGTVVGTVTGSDVDAGDTKTYSLTDTAGGRFAINSATGRLTVADGSLLDYESAANHTVTVQVMDSGGQSYTEQFTINLTNVNEGPTDLALSANTVAESAVTGTVVGAVTGTDPDASDTKTYSLTDTAGGRFAIDASTGVITVADGSLLNYVAAASHNLTVQVTDSGGQSYTEQFTINLTNVNEGPIATTVADEFSEDMAHRLATANFGIRDSNVFTNASLPGINLSNESEEDRFRLPDNPRNVIDIKTEGPLPIEILTPDHTDPSVVSAPVEKALAEHKAERLPNLGEKREPDAMGYQTDSQNTATAKAEPKEFLKPDDPIENVEESTALKLSATIGLAGVVLQNGLGNNTKLSRLISRPAGASKVSPETTTQQSPVDDRASNQDKLEHPRSAAADADQT
- a CDS encoding sigma-54-dependent Fis family transcriptional regulator produces the protein METVNEIVGASPAICAVFDLVRKMATTEMPVLITGETGTGKELTAQEIHERSLRKHGPFVPINCGAIPETLLESELFGHERGAFTGAVQQKKGKLEAAAGGTLFLDEVGDLLPTLQVKLLRFLQEGTFERVGGQETLHVDARVLAATNVDLKAAIDKNLFREDLYYRLGVLRIHLPPLRDRGEDTLLMAMVFLKRAAITYRKPIQGYTAQAVDVLRTYSWPGNVRELSNRIRRAVVMAEGMEITPQDLDLASEELQTVDSLDSLRAAHRRIEMELLVKAISLHRGNLTRVARDLEVSRSTLYRKLRIFGLKKFVPAATPHSLGSRTKSKKSATLSAQESKPEESPESAPVGAPLEPVHQLS
- a CDS encoding PilZ domain-containing protein, which produces MAQFSHKRTYIRFPFHAPLIIGGESHICEGILRNLSMDGCSIVCDREADLGSKVRVNLLLPDQTSSLPIELGRVTWVQGRECGVEFIQLPLHARLRLNRTLRTALIQFLDAPKNRKLPEHIVSGL